The proteins below come from a single Drosophila teissieri strain GT53w chromosome 3L, Prin_Dtei_1.1, whole genome shotgun sequence genomic window:
- the LOC122615793 gene encoding uncharacterized protein LOC122615793 isoform X1, whose amino-acid sequence MNANKRRSSLRKAPTKEDETTTTSAIKQQIKRRISFSGKKSVREFVNTKETNNWDDSYEVSENHAEDSSGSKCAVGSASVAKVPESADKENIPLRSICERERVDLSVNLQNSVDFTLLPYEMMDKSRKTTSFAVSFCVSSEERKLLQSSLSDRHLGDKTMDLMSGSLVNRIQIPASVCDESSFKLPPKEREKGAYTPAVKAVSDSFMDITPLGFTDPTPAAPASAAPAPVSAPALVTTLYPPTQQSSMELEDDSIVREMREFTKNQTKTPAQKSLFIDIEETKNKTHGATGGVLLPLNVSNDRDRSPSNSFESLNSTMNFTRDESMLIPFDMISGKNISKKINFRQLNEDLEAGKIQIFPNGPKTPTTDRKDNKNRFWRGLEQERTEDRSPKNDIRSIVPRGTLNFSENMTLSPTKTSPVRKDNEQLKVVDEKQKYRLSQADEMMLDNTNFLAHARLGDETQSRNTSKNSTRRETTYENPELNLEYPTISQDFQPIPSSKPRKTDFIAEEMQMSQIDYSAIPELKTVPTRRTLHLNESMDHEATKSTYVRKEISVTTQETIYEKSSSNEQNTNQKHIGWAFTKTKRRETLLMQESMEEDIISPLKDLHLKPNAAPRETGQSEVDHTLYLAEALKETFLNQSKILPIKNVSPRNNEFKARKTLLLEEPMEEEMSSKVVHNSKRKTLHLAEPLNEEEFISDKHIPMKEFELKKNKSKGRQTLLLEEPMEEEIFLSNKRNKAGPLEFSQLNQGKSFASKKNSNARQTLLVEEPMEEDSECNSKDPQIYNNAKPGEDDINKITKSRQTLLMSEPIEEDMCLPLLKNKSTVTQKTIDKLSEQQRTKSRHTQLFSEPIEEEHIQEHLAAGRENGPARQQRFKPRQTLIMAEPIEEDVGEPGAKSLAKMVHSNTTGSSTSKGRHTLLMSEPIEEELTNDPLNEEKKKNTSTNGTLMSRRTILMAEPIEEESNTSVADKIGQSHYKSNRTGFLKESSDEMVFENARQPTKPRQTLLMAEPIQEDVFNQSKEQPKPHPVSKGKITREHSRRHTLINAEPIEEDLDLRKPLENSKELSLTARIIQSFAEPIENAIFSITDQISKHPFPESAQTLSKAERLQKYSEPANNLHQKPRNTLISHDSIQADLRAGKENPSVGPLRSRCRQTLTMAEPIEEDMSIHSVAEQNNPNESHFEAINVQQSGGLRNISAKTRKTSHIPVPIEEDYVPYPQHNESKTVIKGRTTLFSSESMADVSAQHTGNSKIKSMGSKVSAEPITEDLASKRPQLSQTVEVTLPRESQVPVAPSSRRHTVLLSEPMEEDERSFGHNYPPSERQISKKSEKPKGNINSPNESVQKEEMGTSPSARTHQSMAMSESMDFQSPAFRSRGPDFNAMTPGMSLTEFMDQEEICKTPIHKRVLMTSHRKKLSMYQPVPIDLEGDACGFGTPKNPCQLKRLPTHLTPNLPESKKRHTHLLTNRNIDTEMEDEQDGAWGTTNIQMNSRTNKLRRTFTVEQLDASVQPVRGYNPVVTELDKQGGLDMLVLPRKSAYDMDLEEKPITISDVNNFFQEQKEEQRKSSERESGSSNDRTFKSYAATNSKFINLTGNTTIFAAAGVLGGEVKEQPHQLDNEQLSLVSTLAEETDDDDEEDEEQEQDKHHLKSEICEGQLNPMVKAGSEGCCRKCANCNQTLSETRLSSDSFILPPQKLWDFSRQQQRLRNIRQKPSWKDVNRYWEIEEEARLSRNQDSDDSMEQTRVEEEPTKWNKAALLEMCKIQTGQHKAIAKPPESFFTRLKRLLVEQQPNWIFDYQRKVSQQLIFYHQQLTTFRIVVNYQIEDLVDESTISVCSIELDNEVPTPKEQWSSREHFLNFHLSLRLPLNPADEIDGSDETAFLKFLSGIDRTIAKVKQQFHNVLALLAQKRAMLLREANRTIVRKIVRKCIEQEPVVRLEKISFLIEIGNIEDISFTDILRPELHLFNENIQYLPKGIPFLEAFLTDPEQYLRK is encoded by the exons ATGAACGCAAACAAACGCAGAAGTTCG TTGCGCAAGGCGCCGACCAAAGAAGATGAGACGACCACAACATCCGCGATCAAACAACAAATCAAGCGACGCATCAGTTTCAGTGGCAAAAAATCCGTCAG GGAATTTGTCAACACCAAGGAGACCAACAACTGGGACGACTCATACGAGGTGTCGGAGAACCATGCTGAGGACAGCTCGGGATCGAAATGCGCAGTAGGATCAGCTTCAGTTGCAAAGGTTCCCGAATCTGCCGACAAGGAGAACATTCCCTTGCGCAGCATTTGTGAGCGGGAGCGTGTCGACCTGTCCGTGAATCTTCAGAACAGCGTTGATTTCACGCTGTTGCCTTACGAAATGATGGACAAATCCAGGAAGACCACCTCCTTCGCTGTATCCTTTTGTGTGTCCTCCGAGGAGCGAAAACTGTTGCAAAGCAGTCTCAGCGACCGCCATTTGGGGGACAAGACCATGGATCTGATGTCTGGATCTCTCGTTAACCGCATTCAAATCCCGGCTAGCGTTTGTGACGAATCCTCCTTCAAATTGCCAcccaaagagagagagaaggggGCATACACGCCAGCGGTCAAGGCTGTGAGTGACTCCTTCATGGACATCACGCCATTGGGATTTACTGATCCTACTCCAGccgctcctgcttctgctgctcccgctccgGTTTCCGCTCCAGCTCTTGTTACAACTCTGTATCCTCCAACTCAGCAAAGTTCAATGGAGCTGGAAGACGACAGCATTGTGAGGGAGATGCGTGAGTTTACCAAAAACCAGACAAAAACACCGGCGCAGAAATCGCTTTTCATAGATATAGAGGAAACCAAGAATAAAACACATGGAGCAACTGGAGGTGTATTACTCCCATTAAATG TTTCCAATGACCGAGATCGTTCGCCATCAAACTCATTTGAGAGCCTTAACAGCACCATGAACTTTACGAGAGATGAGTCCATGCTGATACCATTCGACATGATTTCGGGGAAAAACATAAGCAAAAAAATCAACTTCCGTCAACTCAACGAAGACCTAGAGGCGGGTAAGATCCAGATTTTTCCAAATGGGCCAAAAACGCCGACAACGGATCGTAAGGAcaataaaaatagattttgGCGTGGCCTGGAACAGGAAAGAACAGAAGATAGAAGTCCAAAGAATGATATAAGGAGCATAGTGCCACGAGGAACGTTAAATTTCAGTGAGAACATGACCTTGTCGCCGACGAAAACAAGTCCAGTTCGAAAGGACAACGAGCAACTGAAGGTGGTGGATGAGAAGCAAAAGTATCGACTGTCCCAGGCGGATGAGATGATGCTTGACAATACAAACTTCTTGGCTCATGCCAGACTGGGCGACGAAACCCAGTCGAGAAATACGTCAAAGAACTCGACGAGGAGGGAGACTACTTACGAAAACCCGGAATTGAATTTGGAATATCCTACGATAAGCCAAGACTTTCAACCGATTCCGAGTTCCAAGCCTCGTAAGACTGATTTTATAGCTGAAGAAATGCAGATGAGTCAGATAGATTATTCTGCTATTCCTGAATTAAAAACTGTTCCCACACGACGCACCTTGCATCTCAATGAATCCATGGATCATGAAGCTACGAAGTCTACGTACGTGAGGAAGGAGATTTCGGTTACAACGCAGGAGACTATCTACGAAAAATCCAGTAGCAACGAGCAGAACACCAATCAAAAACACATCGGTTGGGCCTTCACTAAAACCAAACGCAGGGAGACGCTCTTGATGCAAGAAAGTATGGAGGAGGACATCATAAGTCCTCTCAAGGATTTACATTTAAAGCCCAACGCGGCTCCCCGGGAAACAGGTCAATCCGAAGTAGACCATACACTTTATTTAGCCGAAGCACTGAAAGAAACGTTCTTAAACCAAAGTAAAATTTTAcctattaaaaatgtttcccCTAGAAATAACGAATTCAAAGCGAGGAAAACCCTGCTTTTAGAGGAACCCATGGAAGAGGAAATGAGTAGTAAAGTCGTTCACAATTCCAAAAGAAAAACTCTGCACTTAGCGGAACCTCTGAATGAGGAGGAATTCATTTCAGACAAGCACATACCAATGAAAGAATTTGagcttaaaaaaaacaaatccaaGGGTCGGCAAACTCTTCTGTTAGAAGAGCCTATGGAAGAGGAAATATTTCTTAGTAACAAAAGAAACAAGGCAGGACCTCTGGAATTCAGTCAACTAAACCAAGGCAAAAGTTTCGCatcgaaaaaaaattccaATGCTAGGCAAACTCTCCTGGTCGAAGAACCAATGGAGGAGGACTCCGAATGTAACAGTAAAGATccacaaatttataataatgcCAAACCTGGAGAGGACGACATAAATAAGATAACCAAGTCCAGACAAACTCTTCTTATGTCAGAACCCATAGAGGAGGATATGTGTCTTCCACTGCTAAAGAATAAGTCAACAGTGacacaaaaaacaatagaTAAATTATCTGAGCAGCAGCGAACGAAATCGAGGCACACTCAATTATTCTCTGAGCCCATTGAAGAAGAACATATTCAGGAGCACCTGGCAGCAGGAAGGGAAAATGGTCCAGCTAGACAACAAAGATTCAAGCCAAGGCAAACGCTCATCATGGCAGAACCCATTGAAGAAGATGTTGGAGAGCCGGGAGCTAAGTCACTTGCGAAAATGGTGCACAGCAACACCACAGGTTCGTCAACTTCCAAAGGAAGACACACTCTTCTGATGTCCGAACCAATTGAAGAAGAATTAACTAACGACCCGCTCAacgaagagaaaaaaaagaataccAGCACCAATGGGACCCTAATGTCGAGACGGACCATTCTGATGGCGGAACCGATAGAAGAAGAGAGTAATACGTCTGTCGCTGACAAAATCGGCCAATCTCATTATAAATCTAACCGTACGGGATTTTTGAAAGAATCCTCTGACGAAATGGTATTCGAAAACGCTCGCCAGCCAACCAAACCGCGTCAGACTCTGCTGATGGCAGAGCCTATACAGGAAGATGTGTTCAATCAGTCAAAGGAACAGCCGAAGCCACATCCTGTTTCTAAAGGTAAGATCACTCGGGAGCACTCAAGACGCCACACGCTGATAAATGCTGAACCCATTGAAGAGGATTTGGACTTACGTAAACCGCTGGAAAATTCTAAGGAGTTATCTTTAACTGCCAGAATTATTCAATCATTCGCGGAACCCATTGAAAATGCTATATTTTCTATTACTGATCAAATATCTAAACATCCATTTCCCGAGTCGGCTCAAACTCTTTCTAAGGCAGAGcgtttacaaaaatattcgGAACCCGCAAACAACCTCCACCAGAAGCCGAGAAACACCCTTATCTCGCATGATTCTATTCAGGCGGATTTGAGAGCCGGAAAGGAAAACCCTTCAGTTGGACCTCTGAGATCTAGATGCAGACAGACCCTTACCATGGCAGAGCCCATCGAAGAAGATATGAGTATCCACAGTGTGGCCGAGCAAAATAACCCCAATGAATCACATTTTGAAGCTATAAATGTACAACAGTCTGGTGGATTGAGGAATATATCTgccaaaacaagaaaaacctcGCATATACCGGTGCCCATTGAGGAGGATTATGTTCCATACCCACAGCATAATGAATCTAAAACGGTGATCAAGGGCAGAACTACGCTGTTTTCGTCTGAGTCCATGGCAGATGTATCCGCTCAACATACTGGAAATtcgaaaattaaatcaatggGTTCAAAGGTATCAGCGGAGCCCATCACGGAGGATTTGGCCTCCAAAAGGCCCCAGTTGTCACAAACCGTGGAGGTGACTTTACCCAGAGAGAGCCAGGTTCCTGTGGCTCCGTCATCCAGAAGACATACAGTACTGTTATCAGAACCCATGGAAGAGGATGAGCGGAGTTTTGGTCATAACTACCCCCCAAGTGAACGACAAATTTctaaaaaatcagaaaaaccAAAAGGAAATATCAATTCACCCAACGAGTCTGTGCAAAAGGAAGAGATGGGCACTTCTCCCAGTGCTAGGACCCATCAATCCATGGCTATGTCTGAATCAATGGACTTCCAAAGTCCGGCATTCAGGTCGAGGGGTCCGGACTTCAACGCAATGACTCCGGGAATGTCGTTGACTGAATTTATGGATCAGGAGGAGATATGCAAAACCCCGATTCACAAGAGAGTGCTCATGACTTCTCATCGCAAAAAATTGTCCATGTACCAACCAGTTCCAATAGACCTTGAGGGAGATGCCTGCGGCTTTGGCACTCCGAAAAATCCCTGTCAACTAAAGCGCCTACCCACGCATCTCACGCCAAATCTTCCAGAGTCCAAGAAGCGACACACGCATTTGCTTACGAATCGCAACATTGATACCGAAATGGAGGACGAACAGGATGGTGCTTGGGGAACGACGAACATTCAGATGAATTCACGGACAAATAAACTACGCAGGACCTTTACAGTAGAGCAGTTGGATGCGTCGGTGCAGCCAGTTAGGGGCTATAATCCTGTTGTAACTGAATTGGACAAACAGGGCGGTCTTGATATGCTAGTGCTGCCACGAAAATCAGCATATGACATGGATCTGGAGGAGAAACCCATAACTATCTCCGATGTGAACAATTTCTTCCAGGAACAAAAGGAGGAGCAGCGCAAGTCTAGCGAAAGGGAGAGCGGCAGCTCCAACGATAGAACCTTCAAGAGCTACGCCGCAACGAACTCAAAATTCATCAATCTGACCGGGAACACCACAATATTTGCAGCCGCAGGAGTTTTGGGTGGGGAAGTTAAAGAGCAGCCCCACCAGTTAGACAACGAGCAGCTAAGTCTGGTTTCCACGCTGGCGGAGGAAACagacgatgatgacgaggaggacgaggagcaaGAACAAGACAAGCATCACTTAAAATCTGAAATCTGCGAAGGTCAGCTTAATCCAATGGTAAAAGCTGGCAGCGAAGGCTGCTGCAGAAAGTGTGCGAATTGCAATCAAACTTTAAGCGAGACGAGGCTTAGTAGCGATTCATTTATCCTGCCACCCCAGAAATTGTGGGACTTTTcaaggcaacagcaacggctGCGCAACATAAGACAGAAACCGTCTTGGAAGGATGTAAACCGTTACTGGGAGATCGAGGAGGAGGCTCGGCTGTCCAGGAACCAGGACTCTGACGATTCAATGGAGCAGACCAgggtggaggaggagccaACCAAGTGGAACAAAGCGGCGCTTCTAGAAATGTGCAAGAT ACAAACTGGTCAACATAAGGCCATAGCCAAACCCCCGGAATCTTTCTTTACACGACTCAAACGTTTGCTGGTCGAACAGCAGCCCAACTGGATATTCGACTACCAACGTAAAGTGTCCCAGCAATTGATATTTTACCACCAACAGCTGACCACGTTCCGAATCGTGGTAAACTACCAAATTGAAGACTTGGTGGATGAGTCGACCATTAGCGTGTGTTCCATTGAATTAGACAATGAGGTGCCCACTCCAAAGGAACAATGGTCATCGCGTGAACACTTTTTAAACTTCCACTTAAGTCTCAGGCTGCCCCTGAATCCTGCTGACGAGATCGATGGCAGTGATGAGACagcttttttaaaatttctcaGCGGCATTGATCGGACAATTGCAAAGGTCAAGCAACAGTTTCACAATGTTTTAGCCCTTCTAGCACAGAAAAGGGCGATGCTTTTAAG AGAAGCAAATCGAACTATTGTCAGAAAGATAGTACGAAAATGCATCGAGCAGGAACCCGTTGTGCGTCTCGAGAAGATCAGTTTCCTTATTGAAATTGGCAATATTGAAGACATTTCCTTCACGGACATCCTACGCCCCGAACTGCATCTCTTCAATGAAAACATTCAGTATCTGCCCAAGGGAATACCTTTTCTGGAAGCCTTTCTTACCGATCCCGAGCAGTACCTTAGGAAATAA